A single genomic interval of Bradyrhizobium sp. AZCC 1693 harbors:
- the rplC gene encoding 50S ribosomal protein L3, with product MRSGVIAQKVGMTRVFTETGEHIPVTVLKLGNCQVLGHRTTEKNGYVALQLGSGTRRTVYLPKAERGQFAVAKVEPKRKVTEFRVSEDALIPVGAEIQADHFVVGQFVDVTGTSVGKGFAGGMKRWNFGGLRATHGVSVSHRSIGSTGGRQDPGKTFKNKKMPGHMGVDRITTLNLRVVQTDVERGLILVEGAVPGSKGGWISVRDAVKKPLPKDAPKPGKFKVAGGEQAQAPAEQEGA from the coding sequence ATGCGCTCCGGAGTGATCGCACAAAAGGTCGGGATGACGCGGGTCTTTACGGAGACCGGCGAACATATCCCTGTGACCGTGCTGAAGCTGGGCAATTGCCAGGTGCTGGGCCACCGCACGACCGAGAAGAACGGTTATGTCGCGTTGCAGCTCGGTTCGGGTACCCGCAGGACCGTCTATCTGCCGAAGGCAGAGCGCGGCCAGTTTGCGGTCGCCAAGGTCGAGCCCAAGCGGAAGGTCACCGAGTTCCGCGTGTCGGAAGACGCGCTGATCCCGGTTGGCGCCGAAATTCAGGCGGACCATTTCGTGGTTGGCCAGTTCGTCGACGTTACCGGCACCTCGGTCGGTAAGGGTTTTGCTGGCGGCATGAAGCGCTGGAATTTCGGCGGTCTGCGCGCCACCCACGGCGTGTCGGTTTCGCATCGTTCGATCGGTTCGACCGGCGGACGTCAGGACCCCGGCAAGACCTTCAAGAACAAGAAGATGCCCGGTCACATGGGTGTCGATCGCATCACCACGCTCAATCTGCGTGTGGTGCAGACCGACGTCGAGCGCGGCCTGATCCTCGTCGAAGGCGCCGTTCCCGGCTCCAAGGGCGGCTGGATCTCGGTGCGCGACGCCGTCAAGAAGCCGCTGCCGAAGGATGCTCCGAAGCCCGGCAAGTTCAAGGTCGCCGGCGGCGAGCAGGCTCAGGCTCCGGCCGAGCAGGAGGGCGCGTGA
- the rplD gene encoding 50S ribosomal protein L4, with protein sequence MELKVTTLEGKEAGSVQLSDAIFGLEPRADIIQRCVQWQLNKRQAGTHKTQGRADVWRTGKKMYKQKGTGGARHGSARVPQFRGGGRAFGPVVRSHATDLPKKVRALALKHALSAKAKDGGLIVIDNAQVKDAKTKALVGHFSGLGLTNALIIDGAELHTGFATAARNIPNIDVLPIQGINVYDILRRQKLVLTKAAVDALEARFK encoded by the coding sequence ATGGAACTGAAAGTCACGACCCTTGAAGGCAAGGAAGCTGGTTCGGTCCAGCTCTCGGACGCGATCTTCGGTCTCGAGCCGCGCGCCGACATTATCCAGCGTTGCGTGCAATGGCAGCTCAACAAGCGCCAGGCCGGAACGCACAAGACGCAGGGCCGCGCCGATGTCTGGCGCACCGGCAAGAAGATGTACAAGCAGAAGGGCACCGGCGGCGCCCGTCACGGCTCGGCCCGCGTGCCGCAGTTCCGCGGCGGTGGCCGTGCGTTCGGTCCGGTGGTTCGCTCGCACGCGACCGACCTGCCGAAGAAAGTGCGCGCGCTGGCGCTCAAGCATGCCCTGTCGGCGAAGGCCAAGGACGGCGGCCTGATCGTGATCGACAATGCGCAAGTCAAGGACGCCAAGACCAAGGCGCTGGTCGGTCATTTCTCAGGGTTGGGCCTAACCAATGCGCTGATCATCGACGGCGCCGAGCTGCACACCGGTTTCGCCACCGCTGCGCGCAACATTCCGAATATCGACGTGCTGCCGATCCAGGGCATCAACGTCTATGACATTCTGCGTCGTCAGAAGCTCGTGCTGACGAAGGCGGCAGTCGATGCGCTGGAGGCGCGCTTCAAATGA
- a CDS encoding 50S ribosomal protein L23, whose amino-acid sequence MKNIDPRHYDVIVAPVVTEKATVASEHNKVVFKVASKATKPQIKEAVEKLFDVKVKRVNTLVRKGKTKVFRGNFGSQSDVKRAVVTLEEGHRIDVTTGL is encoded by the coding sequence ATGAAGAATATCGATCCGCGCCATTACGACGTGATCGTCGCGCCCGTCGTCACCGAAAAGGCGACGGTGGCGTCCGAGCACAACAAGGTGGTGTTCAAGGTCGCCAGCAAGGCGACCAAGCCGCAAATCAAGGAAGCCGTCGAAAAGCTGTTCGACGTCAAGGTGAAGCGCGTGAACACGCTGGTCCGCAAGGGCAAGACCAAGGTGTTCCGCGGCAATTTCGGTTCGCAGTCGGACGTGAAGCGGGCGGTCGTGACCCTCGAAGAGGGCCACCGCATCGACGTCACTACCGGACTATAA
- the rplB gene encoding 50S ribosomal protein L2 produces the protein MALKTYNPTTPGQRQLVMVDRSALYKGKPVKALTEGKLGNGGRNNTGRITVRFRGGGHKKAYRLVDFKRNKVDVPAVVERLEYDPNRTAFIALIKYQDGEQAYILAPQRLAAGDTVVAGNYVDVKPGNVMPMGNMPVGTIIHNIEMKIGKGGQIARSAGTYAQIVGRDQDYVILRLNSGEQRLVHGRCRGTIGAVSNPDHMNISIGKAGRTRWLGWRPHNRGVVMNPIDHPHGGGEGRTSGGRHPVTPWGKPTKGKKTRSNKSTNRFILLSRHKRKK, from the coding sequence ATGGCATTGAAAACATACAATCCGACGACGCCGGGCCAGCGCCAGCTGGTGATGGTCGACCGTTCGGCGCTCTACAAGGGCAAGCCGGTGAAGGCGCTGACCGAGGGCAAGCTCGGCAATGGCGGCCGCAACAACACCGGCCGCATCACCGTGCGTTTCCGCGGCGGCGGCCACAAGAAGGCCTACCGCCTGGTGGACTTCAAGCGGAACAAGGTCGACGTTCCCGCCGTCGTCGAGCGGCTGGAGTATGATCCGAACCGCACCGCGTTCATCGCGCTGATCAAGTATCAGGACGGCGAGCAGGCCTATATCTTGGCGCCGCAGCGTCTGGCTGCCGGCGACACCGTGGTTGCCGGCAACTATGTCGACGTGAAGCCCGGCAATGTCATGCCGATGGGCAACATGCCGGTCGGCACCATCATCCACAATATCGAGATGAAGATCGGGAAGGGCGGCCAGATCGCGCGTTCGGCCGGCACTTACGCCCAGATCGTCGGCCGCGACCAGGACTACGTCATTCTGCGCCTGAACTCGGGCGAGCAGCGCCTGGTGCACGGCCGTTGCCGCGGCACCATCGGTGCGGTGTCGAACCCCGATCACATGAACATCTCGATCGGCAAGGCCGGCCGTACCCGCTGGCTCGGCTGGCGTCCGCATAACCGCGGCGTCGTCATGAACCCGATCGACCATCCGCACGGCGGCGGCGAAGGCCGCACCTCGGGCGGCCGCCACCCGGTTACGCCGTGGGGCAAGCCGACCAAGGGCAAGAAGACCCGTTCGAACAAGTCGACCAATCGATTCATCCTCCTAAGCCGCCACAAGCGGAAGAAGTAA
- the rpsS gene encoding 30S ribosomal protein S19 produces the protein MVRSVWKGPFVEASLLKKADAARASGRHDVIKIWSRRSTILPQFVGLTFGVYNGQKHVPVSINEEMVGHKFGEFSPTRTFHGHSGDKKAKKA, from the coding sequence ATGGTACGTTCAGTCTGGAAAGGCCCGTTCGTCGAAGCGTCTCTGCTCAAGAAGGCAGATGCTGCGCGCGCGTCCGGCCGTCACGACGTCATCAAGATCTGGAGCCGCCGCTCGACCATCCTGCCGCAGTTCGTCGGCCTGACGTTCGGCGTCTACAACGGCCAGAAGCATGTGCCGGTATCGATCAACGAGGAAATGGTGGGTCACAAGTTCGGCGAATTCTCGCCGACCCGTACCTTCCATGGCCATTCTGGCGACAAGAAAGCCAAGAAGGCTTGA
- the rplV gene encoding 50S ribosomal protein L22, with the protein MSKPKRERVLADNEAKAVARMLRVSPQKLNLVAQLIRGRKASAALADLQFSRKRIAVDVKKCLESAIANAENNHDLEVDDLVVAEAHVGNGIVMKRFSPRGRGRSGRVYKPFSHLTIVVRQVEAEASA; encoded by the coding sequence ATGAGCAAACCAAAGCGCGAACGTGTCCTCGCGGACAACGAGGCCAAGGCAGTTGCCCGGATGCTGCGCGTCAGCCCGCAGAAGCTCAATCTTGTCGCGCAGCTGATCCGCGGCCGGAAGGCGTCTGCTGCGCTCGCCGACCTGCAGTTCTCGCGCAAGCGGATCGCGGTCGACGTCAAGAAGTGCCTGGAATCGGCGATCGCGAACGCCGAGAACAACCACGACCTCGAAGTCGACGATCTCGTCGTCGCCGAGGCGCATGTTGGCAACGGCATTGTCATGAAGCGTTTTTCACCGCGCGGCCGTGGCCGTTCGGGGCGTGTATATAAACCGTTCTCGCACCTGACCATCGTGGTTCGTCAGGTCGAGGCCGAGGCAAGCGCTTAA
- the rpsC gene encoding 30S ribosomal protein S3: protein MGQKINPIGLRLGINRTWDSRWFAGKNEYGKLLHEDVKIREILHKELKQAAVARIVIERPHKKCRVTIHSARPGVVIGKKGADIDKLRKRVADITASDVVINIVEIRKPELDATLVAESIAQQLERRVAFRRAMKRAVQSAMRLGAEGIRINCSGRLGGAEIARMEWYREGRVPLHTLRADVDYGVATAFTTFGTCGVKVWIFKGEILEHDPMAQDKKMAEGDTARPRRDAA, encoded by the coding sequence ATGGGTCAAAAGATCAATCCAATCGGACTGCGTCTCGGCATCAACCGCACGTGGGATTCCCGTTGGTTCGCCGGCAAGAACGAGTACGGCAAGCTGTTGCATGAAGACGTCAAGATCCGCGAGATCCTGCACAAGGAGCTCAAGCAGGCGGCCGTCGCCCGCATCGTGATCGAGCGTCCGCACAAGAAGTGCCGCGTGACGATCCATTCGGCGCGTCCGGGCGTGGTGATCGGCAAGAAGGGCGCCGACATCGACAAGCTGCGCAAGCGGGTTGCCGACATCACCGCTTCCGACGTCGTCATCAACATCGTCGAAATCCGCAAGCCGGAACTCGACGCCACCCTGGTCGCCGAATCGATCGCCCAGCAGCTCGAGCGCCGCGTCGCTTTCCGCCGCGCCATGAAGCGGGCGGTGCAGTCGGCGATGCGTCTCGGCGCCGAAGGCATCCGTATCAACTGCTCGGGCCGTCTCGGCGGCGCCGAAATCGCGCGCATGGAGTGGTACCGCGAGGGCCGCGTGCCGTTGCACACGCTGCGCGCCGACGTCGATTACGGCGTGGCGACCGCGTTCACCACGTTCGGCACCTGCGGCGTCAAGGTCTGGATCTTCAAGGGTGAGATCCTCGAGCACGATCCGATGGCCCAGGACAAGAAGATGGCCGAAGGCGACACCGCACGTCCGCGCCGCGACGCAGCGTGA
- the rplP gene encoding 50S ribosomal protein L16 has protein sequence MMQPKKTKFRKAHKGRIHGVATSGATLSFGQFGLKAMAPERITARQIEAARRALTRHMKRAGRVWIRVFPDLPVSKKPAEVRMGSGKGTPELWVARVKPGRVIFEIDGVTVQTAKEALSLAAAKLPIKTRFVARIAE, from the coding sequence ATGATGCAACCAAAGAAAACGAAGTTCCGGAAGGCGCATAAGGGCCGTATCCACGGCGTTGCGACTTCGGGTGCGACGTTGTCGTTCGGTCAATTCGGCCTGAAGGCGATGGCGCCCGAGCGCATCACCGCCCGCCAGATCGAAGCCGCGCGCCGCGCGCTGACCCGTCACATGAAGCGCGCCGGCCGCGTCTGGATCCGCGTGTTTCCGGACCTGCCGGTGTCGAAGAAGCCTGCCGAAGTCCGCATGGGCTCCGGCAAGGGTACGCCGGAATTGTGGGTGGCGCGGGTCAAGCCGGGCCGCGTGATTTTCGAGATCGACGGCGTCACGGTGCAGACCGCCAAGGAGGCGCTCTCGCTCGCCGCCGCCAAGCTGCCGATCAAGACGCGCTTCGTCGCGCGCATTGCGGAGTAA
- the rpmC gene encoding 50S ribosomal protein L29, with translation MAPMKVEDIRAMSDDQREDAVLNLKKERFNLRFQRATGQLENTSRLREARRDIARIKTIAAQTRAKKK, from the coding sequence ATGGCCCCGATGAAAGTTGAAGACATCCGCGCGATGAGCGACGACCAGAGGGAGGATGCCGTCCTCAATCTGAAGAAGGAGCGTTTCAACCTGCGTTTCCAGCGCGCCACCGGGCAGCTGGAGAACACCTCGCGGCTGCGCGAAGCCCGCCGCGATATCGCCCGCATCAAGACCATCGCCGCGCAAACGCGCGCGAAGAAGAAGTAA
- the rpsQ gene encoding 30S ribosomal protein S17, with the protein MPKRTLQGVVVSDKQAKTVVVRVDRRFTHPIYKKTIRRSKNYHAHDENNEFKPGDMVWIEESKPISKLKRWTVVRGEQKKTA; encoded by the coding sequence ATGCCGAAACGTACCCTTCAGGGCGTGGTCGTGAGCGACAAGCAAGCCAAGACGGTGGTGGTGCGCGTCGATCGCCGCTTCACCCATCCGATCTACAAGAAGACGATCCGCCGCTCCAAGAACTACCATGCGCATGACGAGAACAACGAGTTCAAGCCGGGCGACATGGTGTGGATCGAGGAGAGCAAGCCGATCTCCAAGTTGAAGCGCTGGACCGTGGTCCGGGGCGAGCAGAAGAAAACCGCCTGA
- the rplN gene encoding 50S ribosomal protein L14, producing the protein MIQMQTNLDVADNSGARRVMCIKVLGGSKRRYATVGDVIVVSIKEAIPRGKVKKGDVMKAVVVRVRKDIRRADGSVIRFDRNAAVLINNQSEPVGTRIFGPVPRELRAKNHMKIISLAPEVL; encoded by the coding sequence ATGATTCAGATGCAGACCAACCTCGACGTGGCCGACAATTCAGGCGCACGCCGTGTCATGTGCATCAAGGTGCTCGGGGGCTCCAAGCGCCGCTATGCCACCGTGGGCGACGTTATCGTTGTGTCGATCAAGGAAGCGATTCCGCGCGGCAAGGTGAAGAAGGGCGATGTGATGAAGGCCGTCGTGGTACGGGTCCGCAAGGACATCCGCCGCGCCGACGGCTCGGTCATCCGCTTCGACCGCAACGCCGCCGTCTTGATCAACAACCAGTCGGAGCCGGTCGGCACCCGTATCTTCGGGCCCGTGCCGCGCGAGCTGCGCGCCAAGAACCACATGAAAATCATCTCGCTTGCGCCGGAGGTGCTGTGA
- the rplX gene encoding 50S ribosomal protein L24 produces the protein MAAKIRKGDKVIVLNGRDKGRTGEVFEVRPAENKALVRGINMVKRHQKQTQNQEGGIISKESPIHLSNIAYVGKDGKPTRVGFKIQADGKKVRIAKSSGAEIDG, from the coding sequence ATGGCTGCCAAGATCCGGAAAGGTGACAAGGTCATCGTGCTGAACGGCCGCGACAAGGGCCGCACCGGCGAAGTATTCGAGGTCCGCCCCGCCGAGAACAAGGCGCTGGTGCGCGGCATCAACATGGTGAAGCGTCACCAGAAGCAGACCCAGAACCAGGAAGGCGGCATCATCTCCAAGGAGTCGCCGATCCACCTGTCCAACATCGCCTATGTCGGCAAGGACGGAAAGCCGACCCGCGTGGGCTTCAAGATTCAGGCTGATGGCAAGAAGGTACGCATTGCCAAGAGCTCGGGAGCAGAGATCGATGGCTGA
- the rplE gene encoding 50S ribosomal protein L5, with protein MADTAYTPRLRAEYDKSIRGQLTEKFGYANVMQVPRLDKVVLNMGVGDAVNDRKKAETAAGELTLIAGQKAVVTYSRIAIATFKLRENQPIGCKVTLRKARMYEFIDRLVNVALPRVRDFRGLNPKSFDGRGNYSLGLKEHIIFPEIDFDKVSEARGMDITVCTTAKTDDEARALLTAFNFPFRQ; from the coding sequence ATGGCTGATACCGCTTACACACCGCGCCTGCGCGCGGAGTATGACAAGAGCATTCGTGGCCAGCTGACTGAAAAGTTCGGCTATGCCAACGTCATGCAGGTACCGCGGCTGGACAAGGTCGTGCTCAATATGGGCGTCGGCGATGCCGTCAACGACCGCAAGAAGGCCGAGACCGCGGCTGGCGAACTGACGCTGATCGCCGGCCAGAAGGCGGTCGTGACCTATTCGCGGATCGCGATCGCGACCTTCAAGCTGCGTGAAAACCAGCCGATCGGCTGCAAGGTCACGTTGCGGAAAGCGCGGATGTACGAGTTCATCGATCGCCTGGTGAACGTGGCGCTGCCGCGCGTGCGCGACTTCCGTGGCCTCAATCCGAAGAGCTTCGATGGCCGCGGGAACTACTCGCTCGGCCTCAAGGAGCACATCATTTTCCCCGAAATCGATTTCGACAAGGTTTCGGAAGCCCGCGGCATGGACATCACGGTCTGCACCACGGCCAAGACCGACGACGAGGCGCGTGCCTTGTTGACCGCATTCAATTTCCCGTTCCGGCAGTGA
- the rpsN gene encoding 30S ribosomal protein S14: protein MAKKSSIEKNNRRKRMTKNAAPQRAKLKAIIADKTRPMEERFAATLKLAQMPRNSSATRIRNRCELTGRPRSNYRKNKLSRIALRELGSKGLVPGLVKSSW from the coding sequence ATGGCAAAGAAGAGTTCGATCGAGAAGAACAACCGGCGCAAGCGGATGACGAAGAACGCCGCCCCGCAGCGTGCGAAGCTGAAGGCGATCATCGCCGACAAGACCCGGCCGATGGAAGAGCGGTTCGCGGCGACGCTGAAGCTCGCCCAGATGCCGCGCAATTCGTCGGCGACGCGGATCCGCAACCGCTGCGAACTGACCGGTCGTCCGCGCTCGAACTACCGCAAGAACAAGCTCTCCCGCATCGCGCTGCGTGAACTCGGCTCCAAGGGCCTGGTTCCCGGGCTCGTGAAGTCGAGCTGGTAA
- the rpsH gene encoding 30S ribosomal protein S8, with amino-acid sequence MSTHDPISDLITRIRNAQMRSKSKVSTPGSKMRASVLEVLKSEGYIRGYASVEHASGRSELEIELKYFDGEPVIREIERVSKPGRRVYASVKNLPRVNNGLGISVLSTPKGIMADHEARDANVGGEVLFTVF; translated from the coding sequence ATGTCAACGCACGATCCGATCTCCGATCTCATCACCCGCATCCGCAATGCGCAGATGCGTTCGAAGTCCAAGGTCTCGACCCCGGGCTCGAAGATGCGCGCCAGCGTGCTCGAAGTGCTGAAGTCCGAGGGCTACATCCGCGGCTACGCCAGCGTCGAACATGCTTCGGGCCGCAGCGAGCTCGAGATTGAGCTGAAATATTTCGACGGCGAGCCCGTCATTCGCGAGATCGAGCGGGTCTCGAAGCCGGGCCGCCGGGTTTACGCCTCGGTGAAGAACCTGCCGCGGGTGAACAACGGTCTCGGCATTTCGGTGTTGTCGACGCCGAAGGGAATCATGGCTGACCACGAAGCGCGCGACGCGAATGTGGGCGGCGAAGTTCTCTTCACGGTGTTCTAG
- the rplF gene encoding 50S ribosomal protein L6 — protein MSRVGKRPVPVPSGVTATVEGQTVKMKGPKGQLQFVVHDDVEVKFEGGEVKVAPKFKTNRAQAMYGTARAQVANLVEGVTKGFEKKLEITGVGYRAAMQGKNLQLALGYSHDVVYAIPEGITIAVPKPTEITITGTDSQRVGQVAAEIRAYRPPEPYKGKGVKYANEFIFRKEGKKK, from the coding sequence ATGTCACGTGTTGGCAAACGGCCCGTTCCGGTCCCGTCCGGTGTGACGGCGACCGTCGAGGGACAGACCGTCAAGATGAAGGGGCCGAAGGGCCAGCTTCAGTTCGTCGTGCATGACGACGTCGAAGTGAAGTTCGAGGGCGGCGAGGTCAAGGTCGCGCCGAAGTTCAAGACCAACCGGGCGCAGGCCATGTACGGCACCGCGCGCGCGCAGGTCGCGAACCTGGTCGAGGGCGTCACCAAGGGTTTCGAGAAGAAGCTCGAGATCACCGGCGTCGGCTACCGCGCCGCGATGCAGGGCAAGAACCTGCAGCTCGCGCTCGGCTACAGCCACGACGTCGTCTACGCGATCCCGGAAGGCATCACCATCGCGGTGCCGAAGCCGACCGAGATCACGATCACGGGCACCGATTCCCAGCGCGTCGGCCAGGTCGCCGCGGAAATCCGCGCCTACCGCCCGCCGGAGCCCTACAAGGGCAAGGGCGTGAAGTACGCCAACGAATTCATCTTCCGCAAGGAAGGCAAGAAGAAGTAA
- the rplR gene encoding 50S ribosomal protein L18 translates to MSLKVTNARRKQRVRNSLRRSANGRPRLSVFRSSKHIYAQVIDDLKGETLASASSLEKTMREGGNTGANIDAAKAVGKLLAERAVQNGVKEVVFDRGQYLYHGRVKALADAARESGLSF, encoded by the coding sequence ATGTCACTCAAGGTCACGAATGCCCGGCGCAAGCAGCGCGTGCGCAACTCGCTGCGCCGGTCCGCCAATGGACGTCCGCGTCTGTCGGTGTTCCGTTCGTCGAAGCACATCTACGCCCAGGTCATCGACGACCTGAAAGGCGAAACGCTGGCTTCCGCCTCGTCGCTGGAAAAGACCATGCGCGAGGGCGGCAATACCGGCGCCAACATCGATGCGGCCAAGGCCGTCGGCAAGCTGCTGGCGGAACGCGCCGTGCAGAACGGCGTCAAGGAAGTGGTGTTCGATCGCGGTCAGTATCTCTATCACGGGCGCGTCAAGGCGCTCGCGGATGCGGCCCGCGAAAGCGGACTGAGCTTCTAA
- the rpsE gene encoding 30S ribosomal protein S5, producing the protein MAGERERGGRERSRDREERDSEFVDKLVHINRVAKVVKGGKRFGFAALVVIGDQKGRVGFGHGKAREVPEAIRKATESAKRNLTRVALREGRTLHHDIAGRHGAGRVYLRAAPAGTGIIAGGPMRAVFETLGIQDVVAKSIGSSNPYNMVRATFDALKHQDSPRSVAARRNIKVSTLQSRRVGGDAEVVAE; encoded by the coding sequence ATGGCAGGTGAACGCGAACGCGGCGGACGCGAACGGAGCAGGGATCGCGAGGAGCGCGACAGCGAGTTCGTCGACAAGCTCGTCCACATCAATCGCGTGGCGAAGGTCGTCAAGGGCGGCAAGCGCTTCGGCTTTGCGGCGCTGGTCGTGATCGGCGACCAGAAGGGCCGGGTCGGTTTCGGCCACGGCAAGGCGCGCGAAGTGCCCGAGGCGATCCGCAAGGCGACCGAGTCGGCCAAGCGCAACCTGACGCGCGTCGCACTGCGCGAAGGCCGCACGCTGCATCACGACATCGCCGGCCGCCACGGCGCCGGCCGCGTCTACCTGCGCGCGGCTCCGGCCGGTACCGGCATCATCGCCGGCGGCCCGATGCGCGCGGTGTTCGAAACGCTCGGCATCCAGGACGTGGTGGCGAAGTCGATCGGCTCGTCGAATCCCTACAACATGGTTCGCGCCACCTTCGACGCGCTGAAACATCAGGATTCGCCGCGTTCGGTGGCGGCACGCCGCAACATCAAGGTGTCCACGCTGCAGTCGCGCCGCGTCGGTGGCGACGCCGAAGTGGTGGCTGAATAA
- the rpmD gene encoding 50S ribosomal protein L30: MAKAAKMIKVEQTGSAIRRHHSQRATLIGLKLNKIGRVTELQDTPAVRGMIAKVQHLVRIVGEK, translated from the coding sequence ATGGCCAAGGCCGCAAAGATGATCAAGGTCGAGCAGACCGGCAGCGCGATCCGCCGCCACCACTCGCAGCGTGCGACGCTGATCGGCCTCAAGCTCAACAAGATCGGTCGTGTCACCGAGCTGCAGGACACGCCTGCGGTTCGCGGCATGATCGCCAAGGTTCAACATCTCGTCCGCATCGTCGGCGAGAAGTAA
- the rplO gene encoding 50S ribosomal protein L15, whose protein sequence is MKLSDIADNAGSRKKRMRVGRGIGSGKGKTSGRGGKGQTARSGVRIKGFEGGQMPLHRRLPKRGFNNIFRLDFAEINLDRLQQAIDAKLVDAKEPVTVESLVKAGVIRRAKDGLRLLGRGELKAKLAIEVHGASKSAVAAVEKAGGTVKILAPAKKEEGEAA, encoded by the coding sequence ATGAAGCTCAGCGATATCGCCGACAACGCCGGCTCGCGCAAGAAGCGCATGCGCGTCGGCCGTGGCATCGGTTCGGGCAAGGGCAAGACTTCGGGCCGCGGCGGCAAGGGCCAGACTGCGCGTTCGGGCGTGCGCATCAAGGGCTTTGAGGGCGGCCAGATGCCGTTGCATCGCCGCCTGCCGAAGCGCGGCTTCAACAACATCTTCCGGCTCGACTTCGCCGAGATCAATCTTGACCGGCTGCAGCAGGCGATCGATGCCAAGCTGGTCGACGCCAAGGAACCCGTCACCGTGGAATCGCTGGTCAAGGCCGGCGTGATCCGTCGCGCCAAGGACGGCCTGCGGCTGCTCGGCCGCGGCGAACTCAAGGCGAAGCTCGCGATCGAGGTGCACGGCGCCTCCAAGTCCGCGGTCGCGGCGGTCGAGAAGGCCGGCGGCACCGTGAAGATCCTGGCCCCGGCCAAGAAGGAAGAAGGCGAGGCGGCGTAA